One Misgurnus anguillicaudatus chromosome 19, ASM2758022v2, whole genome shotgun sequence genomic region harbors:
- the rtbdn gene encoding retbindin isoform X1 produces MKMGVSTMLLYFAHLASLLAASVMSHEGACLQDGQHKATPSPESHLKECSLYRENSCCTQSHIQDLSGSRVDSGWDKCGHLSPLCESFLKRVSCFYRCSPDASRWPHPHSDSSLKAVPLCHSFCKEWFEACKTDMTCARDWTTDPQGQNCTGNCVPYQQMYQHGRDLCESLWGDAFMTVEDDPGEEDGVEGNSCGCLNLSPSDRDVIAALRAQQGDPEELDTTKSGLPQYRAPCPLARPEIRTATAPPRARRSNINSVLRKRSVLTADMEGSGSGF; encoded by the exons ATGAAAATGGGCGTGTCTACAATGCTACTCTACTTCGCACACCTCGCAAGTTTATTGGCTGCCTCTGTGATGAGTCATGAAGGGGCGTGTCTACAGGATGGTCAACACAAGGCCACGCCCAGTCCAGAGTCACACCTGAAGGAGTGTTCTCTCTACAGGGAGA ATTCATGTTGTACTCAGTCTCACATTCAGGATCTTTCTGGCTCTCGGGTTGATTCTGGATGGGATAAATGTGGTCATCTGTCTCCACT CTGTGAGTCTTTCCTAAAGCGTGTCTCCTGCTTTTACCGCTGTTCACCTGATGCCTCCCGGTGGCCACACCCACACAGTGACTCCTCCCTGAAGGCGGTGCCTCTATGCCACAGCTTCTGCAAAGAGTG GTTTGAAGCCTGTAAAACAGACATGACGTGTGCTCGCGACTGGACCACTGACCCACAAGGTCAGAACTGTACCGGCAACTGTGTACCGTACCAGCAG ATGTATCAGCACGGTCGAGACCTCTGTGAGAGTCTTTGGGGAGATGCTTTCATGACTGTCGAGGATGATCCCGGGGAGGAAGATGGGGTCGAAGGTAATAGCTGCGGTTGTCTGAACCTCAGCCCCTCGGATCGAGATGTGATCGCGGCCCTGAGAGCTCAGCAGGGTGATCCAGAAGAATTGGACACCACCAAGAGCGGCCTGCCCCAGTACAGAGCTCCCTGTCCCCTGGCACGACCTGAGATACGCACCGCAACGGCGCCACCTCGCGCCCGGAGGAGTAACATCAACTCAGTGCTGCGCAAACGCTCTGTACTGACCGCTGATATGGAAGGGAGTGGAAGTGGATTCTAG
- the rtbdn gene encoding retbindin isoform X2: MGVSTMLLYFAHLASLLAASVMSHEGACLQDGQHKATPSPESHLKECSLYRENSCCTQSHIQDLSGSRVDSGWDKCGHLSPLCESFLKRVSCFYRCSPDASRWPHPHSDSSLKAVPLCHSFCKEWFEACKTDMTCARDWTTDPQGQNCTGNCVPYQQMYQHGRDLCESLWGDAFMTVEDDPGEEDGVEGNSCGCLNLSPSDRDVIAALRAQQGDPEELDTTKSGLPQYRAPCPLARPEIRTATAPPRARRSNINSVLRKRSVLTADMEGSGSGF; this comes from the exons ATGGGCGTGTCTACAATGCTACTCTACTTCGCACACCTCGCAAGTTTATTGGCTGCCTCTGTGATGAGTCATGAAGGGGCGTGTCTACAGGATGGTCAACACAAGGCCACGCCCAGTCCAGAGTCACACCTGAAGGAGTGTTCTCTCTACAGGGAGA ATTCATGTTGTACTCAGTCTCACATTCAGGATCTTTCTGGCTCTCGGGTTGATTCTGGATGGGATAAATGTGGTCATCTGTCTCCACT CTGTGAGTCTTTCCTAAAGCGTGTCTCCTGCTTTTACCGCTGTTCACCTGATGCCTCCCGGTGGCCACACCCACACAGTGACTCCTCCCTGAAGGCGGTGCCTCTATGCCACAGCTTCTGCAAAGAGTG GTTTGAAGCCTGTAAAACAGACATGACGTGTGCTCGCGACTGGACCACTGACCCACAAGGTCAGAACTGTACCGGCAACTGTGTACCGTACCAGCAG ATGTATCAGCACGGTCGAGACCTCTGTGAGAGTCTTTGGGGAGATGCTTTCATGACTGTCGAGGATGATCCCGGGGAGGAAGATGGGGTCGAAGGTAATAGCTGCGGTTGTCTGAACCTCAGCCCCTCGGATCGAGATGTGATCGCGGCCCTGAGAGCTCAGCAGGGTGATCCAGAAGAATTGGACACCACCAAGAGCGGCCTGCCCCAGTACAGAGCTCCCTGTCCCCTGGCACGACCTGAGATACGCACCGCAACGGCGCCACCTCGCGCCCGGAGGAGTAACATCAACTCAGTGCTGCGCAAACGCTCTGTACTGACCGCTGATATGGAAGGGAGTGGAAGTGGATTCTAG